The proteins below come from a single Metarhizium brunneum chromosome 1, complete sequence genomic window:
- the SLC28A3 gene encoding Solute carrier family 28 member 3: protein MAGETNTLANAGDKVAAPLQNQHHTPIAGMDYNPDPALNPANQHTHSHHHHSARIDAAGGHDDAVYTSGTTMDPSLIPAQQHGDNHHAHSVDKKDPLSLPEYSDNEKAEAGMVSTGRGSGSTDHRHRESGGGFKGFYRRYRPVFHLVYFLFFTGWWIASLILHRDDKNWVVPFLLWLAISLRLFFYYVPSRYLSTAIRWVWSHTVLVVYELIPSAFRIPLGAFGALAVIIVGSFASEEVADNTRANRAVSLFGLAVMLFVFWATSAHRSRINWRTVIAGMLAQYIIGLFVLRTGVGYDIFKFIADRAGDLLGFARQGVAFLTSEETSQTPWFFFSVIPAIIFFISLVQVLYYIGFLQWFIKKFATFVFWALGVSGAEAIVAAATPFIGQGESAMLVRPFVPHMTKAELHQIMTCGFATISGSVLVGYIKLGLNAEALVSSCIMSIPASLAISKLRYPETEETLTAGRVVIPDDDEHKAENALHAFANGSWLGIKIGATIIASLLCIIAFVGLINALMTWWGRYLNINDPTLTLQTVLGYLLYPVAFLLGVPRDNNDILLVARLIAQKIITNEYNGFLDLTKDKTYAGLSPRSRLIATYALCGFGNIGSLGIQIGILGQLAPSRGGDVSKLAVSALISGVVATLTSATVAGLVITTQITNFSSAPQS from the exons ATGGCTGGGGAGACAAACACCCTAGCCAATGCTGGCGACAAAGTGGCGGCGCCCCTGCAGAACCAACACCACACGCCAATTGCAGGCATGGACTACAATCCTGACCCAGCCTTGAACCCTGCGAACCAACACACGCATTCACATCATCACCACTCTGCTCGTATCGATGCCgctggcggccatgacgacgccgtGTACACCTCAGGGACCACCATGGACCCTTCTCTGATCCCCGCTCAACAGCATGGAGATAACCACCACGCACACAGCGTCGACAAGAAGGACCCTCTCAGCCTGCCCGAGTACAGTGATAATGAGAAGGCCGAGGCTGGCATGGTGAGCACTGGACGAGGCTCCGGCTCAACTGACCATAGGCATAGGGAATCCGGCGGTGGATTCAAGGGTTTCTATAGACGATACCGTCCAGTCTTCCACCTCGTCTACTTTCTCTTCTTTACTGGCTGGTGGATAGCTTCTCTCATCCTGCATAGGGACGACAAGAATTGGGTGGTTCCGTTTCTGCTGTGGCTTGCCATATCTCTGCGTCTTTTCTTTTACTACGTCCCCAGTCGATATCTGTCAACCGCCATTCGTTGGGTATGGAGCCACACTGTTCTGGTCGTTTATGAACTGATCCCCTCTGCTTTCCGGATCCCTCTTGGTGCTTTTGGAGCTCTGGCAGTCATCATAGTTGGAAGTTTTGCTTCCGAAGAAGTTGCCGACAATACTCGTGCCAACCGTGCAGTCAGTCTTTTCGGATTGGCCGTCAtgctcttcgtcttctgGGCAACCAGCGCGCATCGCAGCCGCATCAATTGGAGAACTGTTATTGCCGGCATGTTGGCCCAGTACATCATTGGACTCTTCGTCCTGCGAACCGGCGTCGGTTACGACATATTCAAGTTCATCGCCGATCGCGCCGGTGATCTCTTGGGTTTTGCTCGTCAGGGTGTGGCCTTCCTGACGTCCGAAGAGACCTCCCAGACCCCATGGTTCTTCTTCAGTGTCATTcctgccatcatcttcttcatctctcTGGTGCAGGTTCTATACTACATTGGCTTTCTTCAGTGGTTCATCAAGAAGTTTGCCACCTTTGTGTTCTGGGCATTGGGAGTCTCTGGCGCAGAGGCTATTGTCGCTGCTGCTACCCCATTCATCGGGCAGGGAGAATCTGCAATGCTTGTCCGACCATTTGTTCCTCATATGACCAAGGCTGAATTGCATCAGATTATGACGTGCGGTTTCGCTACCATTTCCGGCTCCGTCCTTGTTGGTTATATCAAGCTTGGTTTGAACGCCGAGGCTCTGGTCTCATCCTGTATTATGTCTATTCCTGCTTCTCTGGCTATTTCCAAGTTGCGATACCCCGAAACCGAGGAAACCCTTACCGCTGGACGTGTCGTTATccccgatgacgacgagcacAAGGCTGAGAACGCACTACACGCTTTTGCCAATGGCTCCTGGCTCGGTATCAAGATTGGCGCAACAATCATCGCCTCACTACTCTGCATCATCGCTTTTGTTGGCCTGATCAATGCTCTCATGACTTGGTGGGGCCGATACCTCAATATCAATGATCCTACCTTGACTCTACAGACCGTTCTTGGATATTTACTCTACCCTGTGGCCTTCCTTTTGGGCGTTCCCCGAGACAACAATGACATTCTCTTGGTGGCCCGATTGATTGCTCAGAAAATCATCACC AATGAATACAACGGCTTCCTCGATCTCACCAAGGACAAAACTTATGCCGGACTGTCCCCTCGCTCTCGACTTATTGCTACTTATGCTCTTTGTGGCTTCGGTAACATTGGCTCCTTGGGTATTCAAATTGGTATCCTCGGGCAGCTTGCTCCGTCTCGTGGTGGCGATGTCTCCAAGTTGGCTGTTTCGGCTCTAATCTCTGGTGTCGTTGCTACGTTAACATCGGCTACGGTCGCTGGTCTCGTTATTACGACCCAGATCACCAACTTCTCAAGCGCACCTCAGTCGTAG
- the Nat2 gene encoding Arylamine N-acetyltransferase 2, producing MAYTPDQVDRYLQHIDFPASKHPPDALQRLTQLVARQVARVPFESFALHYSQHKRLSLDPEALFEKIVVHGKGGYCMELNAFFGGMMRGLGYRVLNAGGRVKTPAGYTGWSHMVNIVTVGDTRYNVDVGFGSHEPMQPIPLRHNYTFTQIAPREGRLEHRSVSQHTDASQRVWVYSTREDASAPWEERNMFVETEFFRADYEAMNLSTMSAATSFFVQNVIGMRAVLDAAGDVVGVYTLFGARVKRHMRHAEAEVVAELADEDARVRAIDEYFGVKLTALEARGIRGLATELRAKGTE from the exons atggcATACACCCCAGACCAAGTAGACCGCTACCTCCAGCACATCGACTTCCCAGCCTCCAAACACCCCCCGGATGCGCTTCAGCGGCTCACGCAGCTCGTAGCCCGACAAGTCGCCCGCGTGCCGTTCGAGTCCTTTGCGCTGCACTACTCGCAGCACAAACGGCTCTCGCTCGACCCGGAGGCGCTCTTTGAAAAGATTGTCGTGCACGGCAAGGGCGGGTACTGCATGGAGCTCAACGCCTTCTTCGGCGGCATGATGCGCGGCCTGGGATACCGCGTGCTCAACGCCGGCGGCAGGGTCAAGACGCCCGCCGGATACACGGGATG GAGCCACATGGTCAACATTGTCACCGTCGGCGACACCCGGTACAACGTGGACGTCGGGTTCGGCTCGCACGAGCCCATGCAGCCCATCCCCCTCCGGCACAACTACACGTTCACCCAGATCGCGCCGCGGGAGGGGAGGCTCGAGCACCGGAGCGTCTCGCAGCACACGGACGCCTCGCAGCGCGTGTGGGTGTACTCGACGCGCGAGGAcgcctcggcgccgtgggaGGAGCGCAACATGTTTGTCGAGACCGAGTTCTTCCGCGCCGACTACGAGGCCATGAACCTGAGCACCATGTCCGCCGCCACGAGCTTCTTCGTGCAAAACGTCATTGGCATGAGGGCCgtgctcgacgccgccggcgacgtcgtcggcgtctaCACGCTCTTCGGGGCCAGGGTCAAGAGGCACATGAGGcacgccgaggccgaggtcgtggccgagctggccgacgaggacgccAGGGTGAGGGCCATTGACGAGTACTTTGGCGTGAAGCTGACGGCCTTGGAGGCGAGGGGCATCAGGGGACTGGCGACCGAGTTGAGGGCCAAGGGGACCGAGTAG